One part of the Dyadobacter sp. 676 genome encodes these proteins:
- a CDS encoding RagB/SusD family nutrient uptake outer membrane protein, protein MIRSIKTTKYKALAVAVMALALPVGSGCENALQEKVYSQVATDDFYKTLDQAQLALNGVYNYLWNDNYRDGQWVTLGDVTAFTLIGGGSANGSGDRSGIQNEWNTYSWTPDAVELVTAWDYFYQVINRANTLIDKMEVAEFQGKDKVLGEAKFLRAFFYFNLVRIFGGVPLHVKATTDLSEVDKPRSPEDEVYAQIVSDLNASVELLSPLNRTDLTAGRATTMSATALLSKVYLQQRKWKEAAAEAKKVMDAGVFGLFEDYENINNPDFQNGKEHIFSIQHGGNANNTSQLYQTRMIYLFGPPAQTINGVNVQFHTLKDLVIFQVRKPFFTETPDTYRKWQSVRHKMPYYYKNGVKELVRDTVTMYAPFLTKFHRIDFATGYLKEGVNYPLIRYADMLLTYAEATNETEGPTPAALEALNQVRRRARAVGTAFEQPATLYPDLKGLSKEELRNAVLKERAQEFVGEGHYRWDLIRHNRLIVTAQANGVTAAADKHNLFPIPTQQISRNSQLKQNPGY, encoded by the coding sequence ATGATCCGATCTATTAAAACAACGAAATACAAGGCCTTGGCCGTTGCTGTCATGGCATTGGCCCTGCCGGTAGGTAGCGGCTGCGAAAACGCTCTTCAGGAAAAAGTGTACAGCCAGGTCGCCACCGATGATTTTTACAAAACCCTCGACCAGGCGCAACTCGCATTGAACGGGGTTTATAACTACCTCTGGAACGACAACTACCGCGACGGGCAATGGGTTACCTTGGGCGATGTTACCGCATTCACGCTCATCGGAGGCGGTTCGGCCAATGGCTCGGGCGATCGTTCTGGCATTCAGAACGAGTGGAATACCTATTCATGGACGCCCGACGCCGTCGAACTGGTGACGGCATGGGATTATTTTTACCAGGTGATCAACCGGGCCAATACGCTCATCGATAAGATGGAAGTGGCTGAATTCCAGGGGAAAGACAAGGTGCTGGGCGAAGCAAAGTTCCTGCGTGCATTCTTTTACTTCAACCTCGTACGCATATTCGGGGGCGTGCCCCTGCATGTAAAGGCTACCACCGATCTGAGCGAGGTCGACAAGCCCAGGAGTCCGGAGGACGAGGTGTACGCACAGATTGTAAGCGATCTCAATGCATCGGTAGAACTGCTCAGCCCGCTCAACAGGACCGACCTCACCGCCGGCAGGGCCACGACTATGTCGGCCACGGCCTTGCTTTCGAAAGTGTATTTGCAGCAGCGGAAATGGAAAGAAGCGGCGGCGGAAGCAAAAAAGGTAATGGACGCGGGCGTATTCGGCCTTTTCGAGGATTATGAAAACATCAATAACCCCGATTTCCAGAACGGCAAGGAGCATATTTTCTCCATTCAGCACGGGGGTAATGCCAACAATACCTCGCAGCTGTACCAGACACGGATGATCTATCTCTTCGGTCCGCCCGCGCAGACGATCAATGGCGTGAATGTGCAGTTCCATACCCTGAAAGACCTGGTCATTTTCCAGGTGCGGAAACCGTTTTTCACCGAAACGCCCGACACCTACCGCAAATGGCAATCGGTGCGGCACAAGATGCCCTATTATTACAAAAACGGCGTTAAAGAGCTGGTGAGGGATACCGTTACCATGTACGCTCCATTTTTGACCAAGTTCCACCGGATAGATTTCGCCACCGGCTACCTTAAAGAAGGCGTAAACTACCCGCTGATCCGGTACGCCGATATGCTGCTCACCTATGCCGAGGCCACCAACGAAACGGAAGGCCCTACACCCGCGGCCCTGGAGGCGCTCAATCAGGTAAGGCGACGTGCCAGGGCCGTTGGAACCGCATTCGAGCAGCCGGCAACCCTGTACCCCGATTTGAAAGGGTTGTCGAAAGAGGAACTCCGCAATGCGGTGCTCAAAGAACGGGCGCAGGAGTTTGTGGGCGAGGGACATTACCGCTGGGACCTGATCCGGCATAACCGCCTGATCGTTACCGCACAGGCGAATGGCGTTACGGCCGCCGCTGACAAGCATAACCTTTTTCCGATACCCACCCAGCAGATCAGCAGGAACAGTCAACTCAAACAGAATCCCGGATATTAA
- a CDS encoding SDR family oxidoreductase encodes MEALSMQQSILELFKLHGQTALVVGGNRGLGLAMAKALAEAGANIVIAARDEAVNRESEQLLKDTYDVSCISVSCDVTSEQHITTAVKTAVDTFGKIDILINSAGINIRGPIEALSLDDFNKVQSVNVTGTWLACREVVPVMKQNGYGRIINIGSMLALTAIPERTPYATSKGAILQLTRSLAMEVALDGITVNAILPGPFATDLNLPLTNDPEKYKAFISKIPMGRWGELHEIGGIALYLASKASSYSTGGCFSIDGGWVTQ; translated from the coding sequence ATGGAAGCGCTAAGCATGCAACAAAGCATTCTCGAACTGTTTAAACTGCACGGGCAGACCGCACTTGTCGTGGGCGGTAACCGCGGGCTGGGGCTGGCCATGGCCAAAGCCCTGGCCGAAGCGGGGGCCAATATCGTGATTGCGGCCCGCGATGAGGCGGTGAACAGGGAATCGGAGCAACTGCTCAAAGATACCTACGACGTGAGCTGCATTAGTGTGAGCTGCGACGTCACTTCGGAACAACACATCACAACTGCAGTGAAAACGGCGGTGGATACTTTTGGAAAAATAGATATCCTGATCAACTCCGCGGGGATCAATATTCGTGGCCCTATCGAAGCACTTTCGCTGGACGATTTCAATAAAGTCCAGAGCGTGAATGTGACCGGTACCTGGTTGGCCTGCCGGGAAGTGGTGCCGGTAATGAAGCAAAACGGCTACGGCCGGATTATCAACATCGGCTCCATGCTCGCACTCACGGCCATTCCCGAGCGCACGCCTTACGCGACCAGCAAAGGCGCCATTTTGCAGCTCACCCGCTCGCTGGCGATGGAAGTCGCGCTCGACGGCATTACGGTGAATGCCATTTTGCCCGGCCCGTTCGCTACGGACCTGAACCTCCCCCTTACTAACGACCCCGAAAAATACAAGGCATTCATTTCCAAGATACCCATGGGGCGCTGGGGCGAGCTGCACGAGATAGGCGGCATCGCGTTATACCTGGCCAGCAAGGCTTCCAGCTATTCGACGGGCGGCTGTTTTTCGATAGACGGCGGGTGGGTGACGCAGTAG
- the araD1 gene encoding AraD1 family protein produces the protein MQNITRVVQISHPQHGRALATVEEPSLVLLKGVKSIYEAALAAIDRKKPLAELLLAARSDAKLHYDEVYDGSHEWKLLPAFDCPGDPFRCLVAGTGLTHKNSALNRQAMHAAAEGSKPTDSITMYEWGVQNGFPAPGQIGVQPEWFYKGNGSVLRAHCQTLEVPEFGDDGGEEPEIAGIYIVDRQGTPHRIGFATGNEFSDHVMEKKNYLYLAPSKLRQCAIGPELVIGGDFRDISGHVQVSAGGHVKWSADIRTGEQNMAHSLENLEYHHFKYPGHRLPLQAHVHFFGADAFSFGSKLLLEHGDLMTVHWEGQGRALQNRLSVSSDNPVLTPLSRL, from the coding sequence ATGCAAAACATAACAAGGGTCGTACAGATCTCCCACCCGCAGCACGGACGTGCCCTGGCCACGGTGGAAGAACCTTCGCTGGTGCTTTTGAAGGGCGTGAAATCGATATATGAGGCCGCATTGGCAGCCATCGACCGAAAAAAGCCGCTCGCAGAATTGCTTTTGGCCGCGCGTTCGGATGCGAAGCTGCATTATGATGAGGTCTATGACGGAAGCCACGAGTGGAAACTGCTTCCCGCATTTGATTGCCCCGGCGACCCATTCCGCTGTCTGGTAGCCGGTACCGGCCTTACCCACAAAAACAGCGCCCTGAACCGCCAGGCGATGCACGCCGCGGCCGAAGGTTCGAAACCGACCGACAGCATCACTATGTACGAATGGGGCGTGCAGAATGGTTTTCCTGCTCCGGGACAGATCGGCGTGCAGCCGGAGTGGTTTTACAAAGGCAACGGCTCGGTACTGCGTGCGCACTGCCAAACGCTCGAAGTGCCGGAATTTGGCGACGACGGGGGAGAGGAGCCGGAAATCGCAGGCATCTACATCGTCGACCGGCAGGGCACGCCGCATCGCATCGGTTTTGCTACCGGCAACGAGTTTTCCGACCATGTGATGGAGAAAAAGAATTACCTCTACCTGGCCCCATCAAAGCTGCGCCAGTGTGCGATAGGCCCGGAGCTGGTCATAGGGGGCGATTTCCGCGATATCAGCGGCCATGTTCAGGTTTCGGCGGGAGGGCATGTGAAATGGAGCGCCGATATCCGCACCGGTGAACAAAACATGGCCCACAGCCTCGAAAACCTCGAATACCACCATTTCAAATACCCGGGGCACCGGCTGCCCTTGCAGGCGCACGTGCATTTTTTCGGGGCCGATGCATTCAGTTTCGGCAGCAAGCTGCTCCTCGAACACGGCGACCTTATGACCGTGCATTGGGAAGGGCAGGGCAGGGCGCTGCAAAACCGGCTCTCCGTTTCGTCCGATAACCCGGTCCTCACGCCGTTATCCCGGCTCTGA
- a CDS encoding TonB-dependent receptor — translation MRNALPYPSGGKRLRFSFWIAACLLISTVAVGRNGSRPEPRRILFVDKLVKGRITDEKSQPLVGVNIVVKGTSIGTTSDADGRFELNNLSENQVLVFSFIGYVQQEIAVRSQTTIDVQLVPNAEQLSEVVVVGYGTVQKKDLTGAIATIAGKDIEQGSINTPDKALQGKIAGVQVNTNSHAPGGGISVQVRGTASLSASGSPLYVIDGVPISNGFQTGASSDAGSFGGNANPMNSIDPSDIESVQILKDASASAIYGSRAANGVVLITTRRGKTGQQRVDFEYAFGLQTIRKKLDFMNATQWATQVNERAALLGQSQVYTPDQIAGFGQGTDWQSEIYNSAPRQNFKLSFSGGGQSVRYMLAENVTLQDGIIPGSNFRRYGTTINIDADISKKLRVGQSLLFTLTDENVVPTDTKGYEGISNVVDAVYEAPPTIPARDESGQPANLRNFPMGGGLENPLTMTEKYRQLSNTMRILGNIYADYSIIPGLDLNIRFGADIRDWKFHQYFPIGSEAAAGANGKARQIGVRNLNFTNANTLTYSKTFNDIHNLKILAGFTYQKEKNETVDASSFGFPSDIFEYYNLGLGSSPQAPGSNMNEWTLISYLGRLNYSLKDKYLFTASVRSLSLLGTSFGTRSSYIFGGARVPIAFPSNIANPDLSWEKTGEFNVGLDAAILNGRLSFTVDYYHKKTTDLLLDVPIPSQTGYGSVLKNTGAMLNKGWEFGINSVNTSGKLNWTTNFNISFNRNEILSLGGAEYLYSGWVGGANVNPHAKNTVRLQPGHSVGEFYGSVYDGIWRSKEEIQQVGTMPAAKPGDIRYKDVNGDGTYDTELDDVFLGSPLPKFSYGLTNDLSFGPLSVHVFVYGMQGNKVLNLAAQQYVLDGIGVSARRLDRWTPENPAAAIPAASASHPQRVSSFLVEDGSFLRIQNVSLSYKIPGFASFVKNARIGIGVDNLALITEYSGYDPEVNSFGSSNTTKGMDRFGYPSSRTYRVEIKLGF, via the coding sequence ATGAGAAATGCTTTACCATACCCTTCCGGGGGTAAACGGCTGCGCTTTTCCTTTTGGATCGCGGCCTGCCTCCTGATCAGCACGGTGGCCGTCGGCAGGAACGGGTCCCGGCCCGAGCCTCGCCGAATCTTGTTTGTCGACAAGCTTGTTAAGGGCAGAATTACGGACGAAAAAAGCCAGCCGCTGGTGGGTGTCAATATCGTGGTGAAAGGTACTTCCATAGGGACGACATCCGATGCGGATGGCCGGTTTGAGTTGAATAACCTTTCTGAAAACCAGGTGCTTGTGTTCTCTTTCATTGGCTATGTCCAGCAGGAAATAGCAGTGCGCAGCCAGACGACGATCGACGTGCAGCTGGTGCCCAATGCCGAGCAGCTCAGCGAAGTGGTGGTCGTAGGCTACGGTACCGTTCAGAAAAAGGACCTCACAGGTGCTATCGCGACCATCGCCGGCAAAGACATCGAACAGGGCTCGATCAACACGCCCGACAAGGCGTTGCAGGGGAAAATCGCAGGTGTGCAGGTGAATACCAACTCCCACGCACCGGGCGGCGGCATTTCCGTGCAGGTACGCGGCACGGCTTCGCTTTCGGCGAGCGGTTCGCCTTTGTACGTGATCGACGGCGTGCCCATCAGCAATGGCTTTCAAACGGGCGCCAGCAGCGACGCGGGTTCGTTTGGCGGGAATGCCAACCCGATGAACTCCATCGATCCGTCCGATATCGAGTCGGTCCAAATCCTGAAAGACGCTTCCGCTTCCGCCATTTACGGTTCCCGCGCGGCCAACGGCGTGGTGCTGATCACCACCCGAAGAGGCAAGACCGGCCAGCAGCGGGTGGATTTCGAATATGCGTTCGGCTTGCAGACTATCCGCAAAAAGCTCGACTTCATGAATGCCACCCAATGGGCCACCCAGGTGAACGAGCGGGCGGCGTTGCTCGGGCAGTCGCAGGTGTACACACCCGACCAGATCGCCGGGTTCGGCCAAGGCACCGACTGGCAGAGTGAAATTTACAATTCCGCGCCCAGGCAGAATTTCAAGCTGTCGTTTTCCGGCGGCGGCCAGAGTGTCCGGTATATGCTGGCGGAAAATGTCACCTTGCAGGACGGCATCATTCCCGGCTCGAATTTCAGGCGGTACGGAACAACCATCAATATCGATGCGGATATCAGCAAAAAACTGCGCGTGGGGCAGAGTCTGCTATTTACGTTGACCGACGAGAACGTGGTGCCTACCGACACCAAAGGTTATGAAGGCATTTCCAACGTGGTGGACGCCGTGTACGAAGCCCCGCCGACCATACCCGCCCGCGACGAGTCCGGTCAGCCTGCCAACCTGCGGAATTTCCCGATGGGCGGAGGGCTCGAGAACCCGCTGACCATGACCGAAAAGTACCGGCAGCTCAGTAATACCATGCGCATCCTGGGCAATATTTATGCCGATTACAGCATCATCCCCGGCCTCGACCTGAATATCCGCTTCGGTGCAGACATCCGCGACTGGAAGTTTCACCAGTATTTCCCGATCGGCTCCGAAGCCGCCGCCGGGGCAAATGGCAAGGCCCGGCAGATCGGAGTCCGGAACCTCAATTTTACCAATGCGAACACGCTGACCTATTCCAAAACTTTCAACGACATCCATAACCTGAAAATCCTGGCCGGTTTTACCTACCAGAAAGAGAAAAACGAAACGGTCGACGCGTCGTCGTTCGGCTTCCCAAGTGATATTTTCGAATATTATAACCTTGGCCTGGGGAGCAGTCCGCAGGCGCCGGGCAGCAATATGAATGAATGGACGCTCATTTCGTACCTGGGGCGGTTGAACTACTCCCTGAAGGACAAATACCTGTTCACGGCCTCGGTCCGGTCGCTTTCTTTGCTCGGCACTTCCTTCGGGACGCGCAGTTCGTACATTTTCGGGGGTGCCCGCGTGCCGATCGCGTTCCCTTCCAACATCGCGAACCCCGATCTGAGCTGGGAGAAGACCGGCGAATTCAACGTTGGGCTGGATGCCGCGATACTGAATGGCCGGCTTAGTTTCACGGTGGATTATTATCACAAGAAGACCACCGACCTGCTGCTCGACGTGCCGATCCCTTCGCAAACCGGCTACGGCAGCGTACTGAAAAACACGGGTGCGATGCTGAACAAAGGCTGGGAGTTCGGTATCAATAGCGTGAATACCAGCGGCAAGCTCAACTGGACCACAAATTTCAACATCTCTTTTAACCGGAACGAAATCCTGTCGCTCGGAGGTGCCGAGTACCTGTATTCGGGCTGGGTGGGAGGGGCTAATGTGAACCCGCACGCGAAAAACACGGTACGGCTCCAACCGGGTCATAGCGTCGGCGAGTTTTATGGCTCGGTGTATGATGGTATCTGGCGCTCGAAAGAAGAGATTCAGCAGGTGGGTACCATGCCCGCGGCCAAGCCGGGCGATATCCGGTACAAGGACGTGAACGGAGACGGCACCTACGATACCGAACTGGACGACGTGTTCCTTGGCAGCCCGCTTCCCAAATTCAGTTACGGCCTCACCAACGACCTGTCGTTCGGCCCGCTCAGCGTGCATGTGTTCGTGTACGGAATGCAGGGCAACAAGGTGCTCAACCTGGCCGCGCAGCAATATGTGCTGGATGGCATCGGCGTATCGGCCAGGCGCCTCGACCGCTGGACGCCGGAAAATCCCGCCGCCGCCATTCCCGCCGCGAGCGCCTCGCACCCGCAGCGCGTGAGCTCTTTCCTGGTCGAGGACGGCTCGTTTTTGCGCATCCAGAATGTGTCGCTGAGCTATAAAATCCCCGGTTTTGCAAGCTTTGTCAAGAATGCGAGGATCGGCATCGGCGTCGATAACCTGGCCCTGATCACGGAATACTCCGGGTATGATCCGGAAGTGAATTCTTTCGGCAGCAGCAATACCACCAAGGGAATGGACCGGTTCGGTTACCCATCGTCGCGGACCTACCGGGTGGAAATCAAGCTTGGGTTTTAA
- a CDS encoding ester cyclase has product MENSELGKIAENYMQIWNAGQDDLLEKWADDDLKVSYTHFEKPLNGVEEYRRVLNQTFWSFPDLRITVEEVNVCDGSAVVKWTYTGTHLNGNLFGVEPNGQKVKVSGLSILHIREGKVVREYGIVDNLSLVIQLGALKM; this is encoded by the coding sequence ATGGAAAACAGCGAACTAGGGAAAATAGCCGAAAACTACATGCAGATATGGAATGCGGGCCAGGACGATCTTCTCGAGAAATGGGCGGACGATGATCTGAAAGTGTCGTATACGCATTTCGAAAAGCCCCTGAACGGCGTCGAAGAATATCGCCGGGTATTAAATCAAACTTTCTGGTCGTTCCCCGATCTGCGGATAACCGTCGAAGAAGTGAATGTATGTGACGGCAGCGCCGTCGTAAAATGGACCTATACCGGTACGCATTTGAATGGCAATCTGTTTGGAGTAGAGCCGAATGGACAAAAAGTAAAGGTAAGCGGACTGTCGATACTGCATATCCGCGAAGGCAAAGTTGTGCGGGAATACGGCATTGTCGACAACCTTTCGCTGGTCATACAGCTGGGTGCGCTTAAAATGTAA
- a CDS encoding MFS transporter codes for MVENQVPVSPATKMSGMRWVMVGMAFLATVLNYVHRLSFNYLSAEGELRKLIPDDAFGYIGTAFFTAYMISNAFSGFVIDRLGTRVGYSLCMAFWTTAGLVHAFAVTPFQFGLCRFMLGIGEAGNWPAAIRLTTEWFPPHERSTASGIFNSGSALGAVIVPPLVALLGVNYGWQATFVILALCGYLWLVVFWFIYYTPAANREEEKAVFKVPASALLKTRFVRMFTLSKTFMDPVWYFVTFWIGRYLVDVHHLEMKQIGWLAMMPFIIADAGNIAGGYFTQYIIKRGMPIPRARKVAVTVASLIMILPLLAGPFVITTPISALIVFGLAGFGYTAYTANTLTFPADVVPKNSAASVWGMACVGTGLGGAVFQSVSGIVLKHNALEMGYHYAYNILFLGYGLLALLGLAIMLFFMGALVPDRDLLRYGEDRAGV; via the coding sequence ATGGTAGAAAATCAAGTACCCGTGTCCCCGGCGACCAAAATGTCGGGGATGCGATGGGTAATGGTCGGTATGGCCTTCCTGGCGACGGTGCTCAACTATGTGCACAGGCTGTCGTTCAACTACCTGAGCGCGGAGGGCGAACTGCGGAAACTGATACCGGATGACGCATTCGGATATATCGGTACCGCTTTCTTCACCGCGTATATGATCTCGAATGCATTCTCCGGTTTCGTAATCGACCGCCTCGGTACGAGGGTAGGATACTCCCTTTGCATGGCCTTCTGGACTACCGCAGGTCTTGTTCACGCGTTTGCGGTAACGCCGTTCCAATTCGGACTTTGCAGATTTATGCTGGGAATCGGCGAGGCTGGTAACTGGCCGGCGGCGATCCGCCTGACCACCGAGTGGTTCCCGCCGCACGAAAGGTCTACGGCTTCCGGGATATTCAATAGCGGCTCGGCGCTCGGGGCGGTGATCGTGCCGCCATTGGTCGCGTTGCTTGGCGTGAACTACGGCTGGCAGGCGACTTTCGTCATTCTGGCACTTTGCGGGTATCTGTGGCTGGTCGTGTTCTGGTTTATTTACTACACGCCCGCGGCCAACCGGGAGGAAGAAAAAGCGGTATTCAAAGTACCGGCGTCCGCGCTTCTGAAAACGCGGTTTGTGCGGATGTTTACCCTGTCGAAGACCTTTATGGACCCGGTCTGGTACTTCGTAACGTTCTGGATCGGCCGTTACCTGGTGGATGTGCATCATCTGGAAATGAAGCAGATCGGCTGGCTGGCTATGATGCCTTTCATAATCGCCGACGCAGGCAACATTGCCGGCGGATATTTTACCCAATACATCATAAAAAGGGGAATGCCGATCCCGAGGGCCAGGAAAGTAGCGGTGACGGTGGCGAGCCTGATCATGATATTGCCCCTCCTGGCCGGGCCATTCGTAATCACGACCCCCATTTCGGCGTTGATCGTGTTCGGGCTGGCAGGTTTTGGCTACACGGCTTACACGGCCAATACACTTACATTTCCCGCCGATGTGGTCCCTAAAAATTCGGCCGCTTCGGTCTGGGGTATGGCTTGCGTCGGTACCGGTCTCGGCGGCGCCGTTTTTCAGTCCGTGTCGGGCATCGTCCTCAAACACAACGCCCTCGAAATGGGCTATCATTATGCGTACAATATCCTGTTCCTGGGCTATGGGCTTTTGGCGCTGCTCGGACTGGCGATCATGCTTTTTTTTATGGGCGCGCTCGTGCCCGACCGCGACCTGCTGCGGTATGGCGAAGACCGGGCCGGCGTGTGA
- a CDS encoding enolase C-terminal domain-like protein, with product MKIKRVTAKLYRWTGPVLTTNTVFATPLSPIHFQSDSQAAFRFFSWLVVEVETDEGHIGYGNAGLSPDVTKAVIDSKLTPILLGENPLNTEYLFEKMYRSTVAFGRKGTVIAAISAIDIALWDIKGKVTNQPVFMLLGGRTTPDIEAYYSRLYTRDLDALQAEAVHYKEQGFSGMKLRCGYPLTEGVAGMRKNVEMVKVVREAVGDDINVMLEGYMGFNLAYAKQFLKALEPYNLRWAEELLLPDEIHNFAKLRNYTGIPLSGGEHEYTRYGFHDLLQTGALDIFQFDTNRVGGFTEAQKICNMALVHGVEVIPHGGQMHNLHVVLSSFACPMAEYFPQTEIEVGNEMFWYIFDGEAVADNGRVQLSDTLPGVGLTLKTEGPEHFIISE from the coding sequence ATGAAGATCAAAAGAGTAACTGCAAAACTATACAGGTGGACAGGTCCGGTGCTAACGACCAACACCGTGTTCGCAACCCCGCTCAGCCCTATTCATTTTCAAAGCGATTCTCAGGCGGCCTTCCGGTTTTTCAGTTGGCTGGTAGTGGAGGTCGAAACCGACGAGGGGCATATCGGCTACGGCAATGCAGGCCTGAGCCCGGATGTAACCAAGGCCGTGATCGATAGCAAACTGACGCCGATCCTGCTGGGCGAAAACCCTTTGAATACCGAATACCTTTTCGAAAAAATGTACCGCTCCACGGTCGCATTCGGTCGGAAAGGCACCGTTATCGCGGCCATCAGCGCCATCGACATTGCCCTTTGGGATATCAAAGGCAAGGTGACGAACCAGCCCGTGTTTATGCTCCTGGGCGGGCGCACGACCCCCGATATCGAAGCCTATTACAGCCGCCTCTACACCCGCGACCTCGACGCCCTTCAAGCCGAGGCCGTGCATTACAAGGAGCAGGGCTTTTCGGGCATGAAACTGCGCTGCGGCTACCCGCTCACCGAAGGCGTGGCCGGTATGCGTAAGAATGTGGAGATGGTGAAAGTGGTGCGGGAAGCAGTGGGCGACGATATCAATGTAATGCTCGAAGGTTACATGGGTTTCAACCTGGCCTATGCGAAGCAGTTCCTGAAAGCACTGGAACCCTACAATCTCCGATGGGCGGAGGAGCTGCTTTTGCCCGACGAGATCCACAATTTTGCCAAACTCCGCAACTACACCGGCATTCCGCTTTCTGGCGGGGAGCACGAATATACCCGCTACGGCTTCCACGACCTGTTGCAAACCGGCGCGCTGGACATTTTCCAGTTCGATACCAACCGTGTGGGCGGCTTCACCGAGGCGCAAAAGATCTGTAATATGGCCCTCGTGCACGGCGTGGAGGTGATCCCGCATGGCGGACAAATGCACAACCTGCACGTGGTACTGAGCTCCTTCGCGTGCCCGATGGCCGAATATTTCCCACAAACGGAGATCGAGGTAGGCAATGAAATGTTCTGGTACATTTTCGACGGGGAGGCTGTCGCCGACAACGGAAGGGTACAGCTCAGCGACACGTTACCCGGAGTAGGGTTAACCCTTAAAACCGAAGGTCCCGAACATTTCATCATTTCCGAATAA
- a CDS encoding beta-xylosidase: MFFKKTKLALLHAAALGAALATPVFSQQQPVSIEVNLSKVKAPMQPIWAFFGYDEPNYTYMKDGKKLLTEISQLSKVPVYVRAHSLLVTGDGEAALKWGSTNAYTEDAQGKPVYDWKIVDKIFDTYIERGMKPIAQIGFMPQALSSKPEPYRHHWKPGDNYNDIYLGWAYPPNDYNKWAELVYQWVKHSVERYGKKEVESWYWELWNEPNISYWKGTVDEYIKLYDYTADAVKRALPTAKIGGPEVTGPAWEKSEAFMRKFLDHVTSGKNYVTGKTGSPIDFITYHAKGAPKIVDGHVQMNMGTQLRDLDKGFEIVASYPALKKLPIIIGESDPEGCAACSEDVSPQNAYRNGTMYSSYTAASFARKYELAEARSVNLLGAVSWSFEFEDQAWFRGFRDLATNGVDKPVLNVFRMFGMMEGNRVEVKQNLAYDFKRVRDESVRKEADINGIASKSANSAAVMVWNYHDDNVPSPDATVKVSVQGLPRQKMMLYHYRIDKENSNSYEVWKAMGSPKQPTAEQIRRLEKAGQLALFTSPQWMEPKNGNATIEMQLPRQGVSLLHFKW; the protein is encoded by the coding sequence ATGTTTTTCAAGAAAACCAAGCTTGCCCTGCTCCATGCCGCCGCCCTGGGCGCGGCATTGGCCACGCCTGTTTTTAGTCAGCAGCAACCCGTTAGTATCGAGGTCAACCTGAGCAAGGTAAAAGCCCCAATGCAGCCGATCTGGGCATTTTTTGGCTACGACGAGCCGAACTATACCTATATGAAGGACGGGAAAAAGCTGCTCACGGAAATTTCGCAGCTCAGTAAAGTCCCGGTGTACGTGCGGGCGCACAGCCTGCTGGTGACCGGCGACGGCGAGGCGGCCCTCAAATGGGGCTCCACCAATGCCTACACCGAAGACGCGCAGGGCAAACCGGTGTACGACTGGAAGATCGTCGATAAAATCTTCGATACCTACATAGAAAGGGGCATGAAACCCATTGCCCAGATCGGCTTTATGCCCCAGGCATTGTCTTCCAAACCCGAACCTTACCGCCACCACTGGAAACCGGGCGATAATTACAACGACATTTACCTCGGCTGGGCCTACCCGCCCAACGACTACAACAAATGGGCGGAGCTGGTGTATCAATGGGTGAAGCATTCGGTGGAGCGCTACGGCAAGAAAGAAGTCGAAAGCTGGTACTGGGAGCTTTGGAACGAACCCAATATCAGCTACTGGAAAGGCACTGTGGATGAATACATCAAATTGTACGACTACACGGCCGACGCGGTGAAACGGGCATTGCCCACCGCCAAAATAGGCGGCCCGGAAGTGACCGGCCCGGCTTGGGAGAAGTCGGAGGCGTTCATGCGGAAGTTCCTCGACCACGTGACCAGCGGCAAGAACTACGTCACCGGTAAAACCGGTTCGCCGATCGACTTCATTACTTACCATGCCAAAGGTGCGCCTAAAATCGTGGACGGGCATGTGCAGATGAATATGGGTACACAGCTACGCGACCTGGATAAAGGTTTCGAGATCGTGGCCTCGTACCCGGCGCTCAAAAAGCTGCCGATCATCATCGGCGAATCCGACCCGGAGGGGTGTGCGGCCTGCTCCGAGGATGTGAGCCCGCAGAATGCCTACCGCAACGGCACCATGTATTCGAGCTACACGGCGGCTTCATTTGCCCGCAAGTACGAACTGGCCGAGGCGCGGAGCGTGAATTTGCTGGGTGCGGTGAGCTGGTCGTTCGAGTTTGAGGACCAGGCCTGGTTCCGCGGGTTTCGCGACCTGGCTACCAATGGTGTCGACAAGCCGGTGCTGAACGTATTCAGGATGTTTGGCATGATGGAAGGCAACCGCGTGGAGGTGAAGCAGAACCTCGCTTACGATTTCAAACGGGTACGGGACGAGAGCGTCCGCAAAGAGGCGGATATCAATGGTATCGCTTCCAAAAGCGCCAACTCGGCGGCGGTGATGGTATGGAACTACCACGACGACAATGTGCCGTCGCCGGATGCGACCGTAAAAGTGTCGGTACAAGGGTTGCCGCGGCAGAAAATGATGCTTTACCATTACCGTATCGACAAGGAGAACAGCAATTCCTACGAGGTCTGGAAAGCCATGGGCTCGCCTAAACAGCCGACTGCCGAACAAATCCGTCGGCTCGAAAAGGCCGGACAGCTCGCATTGTTCACTTCGCCGCAATGGATGGAACCCAAAAACGGCAATGCCACCATCGAAATGCAGCTTCCGCGCCAGGGTGTTTCGCTGCTCCATTTCAAGTGGTGA